A genomic window from Fundidesulfovibrio magnetotacticus includes:
- a CDS encoding LysR family transcriptional regulator, with amino-acid sequence MITMLQSNAFSFDLNILPHLLILLKERHVSRAARTIGISQPAMSRLLDKARRSFEDNLLERNSGGRSGGYVLTPLGRHLLHTLEKQLSELAAITKYKAFDPLCSDRTFCIASSEIESQLYIPVFAGRLCEASNRVRVIITQADANTLDLLDKNELDAAFWLNQVPARFSRAHLLQSKLVCLVGPNHPHAGDAFTLHEYAACQHVRTYHPAEGPNLVEHYLLPHGLERQVVAYSPHLFASAQIAASTCLVATVPLLIATTLAKATGTRVVDAPWEIPPLDLHLIWNSSMDEDPGLAWLVNGMRASSRHLQLSSADGSCINLALS; translated from the coding sequence ATGATAACTATGCTGCAATCGAATGCTTTCTCCTTTGACCTCAACATCCTTCCCCACCTGCTCATACTACTGAAAGAGAGGCATGTTTCCCGCGCCGCCAGGACGATCGGCATCAGCCAGCCTGCCATGAGCCGCCTGCTGGACAAGGCGCGGCGTTCCTTCGAGGACAACCTGCTTGAACGCAACTCCGGCGGACGTTCAGGTGGTTATGTTCTAACGCCGCTCGGCAGGCATCTGCTTCACACCCTTGAAAAACAACTTTCGGAGCTTGCAGCCATCACAAAATATAAAGCATTCGATCCGCTATGCAGCGACCGCACCTTCTGCATAGCATCATCGGAAATCGAGTCACAGCTGTACATCCCTGTATTCGCTGGAAGGCTCTGCGAGGCCTCCAACAGGGTGCGCGTCATCATCACCCAGGCGGACGCCAACACGCTCGACCTGCTCGACAAAAACGAGCTCGACGCCGCCTTCTGGCTCAATCAGGTGCCCGCAAGATTCTCCCGGGCGCACCTGCTGCAGAGCAAGCTGGTCTGCCTCGTGGGGCCGAACCACCCTCATGCGGGCGACGCCTTCACGCTTCACGAATACGCCGCCTGCCAGCACGTGCGCACCTACCACCCGGCCGAGGGGCCGAACCTGGTGGAACATTACCTCCTGCCCCACGGACTGGAGCGCCAGGTGGTGGCCTATTCGCCGCACCTCTTCGCCTCGGCCCAGATCGCCGCCAGCACCTGCCTGGTGGCCACCGTGCCGCTGCTCATCGCCACCACCCTGGCCAAGGCCACTGGAACGCGCGTGGTGGACGCGCCCTGGGAAATCCCACCCCTGGACCTCCATCTCATCTGGAATTCCAGCATGGACGAAGACCCCGGCCTGGCCTGGCTGGTGAACGGGATGCGCGCCAGTTCGCGCCATCTGCAACTGTCGTCCGCGGACGGCAGTTGCATCAACCTTGCCCTGAGCTGA
- the ahbC gene encoding 12,18-didecarboxysiroheme deacetylase — MIGISKLYCGTVEASDALRYGRHSGKLPSHLLQFSKDKKPVVVWNMTQRCNLKCVHCYAKALGEDGGDPISTDQAKTMIDDLAQYGAPVMLFSGGEPLVRKDLVELAHHAVGRGMRAVISTNGTLITKEKARELKDVGLSYVGISVDGLEEVHDKFRAVPGSFKKTIQGIENCKAEGLKVGMRFTINKRNWQEIPGLFDLIRDLEVPRICFYHLVYSGRGSELIKEDLDHAETRQVVDLILDKTRDLFQAGHEKEVLTVDNHADGPYIYYRLLKEDPKRAEEVMELLQYNEGNNSGRGIGCISWDGQVHADQFWRIHTFGNVLDRPFSQIWDDPNIELLAKLKDKKKYVGGRCATCRFLNICGGNFRARAEAYYGDVWAQDPACYLTDAEIAK, encoded by the coding sequence ATGATCGGCATCTCCAAGCTCTACTGCGGCACCGTGGAAGCCTCCGACGCCCTGCGCTACGGCCGCCATTCCGGCAAGCTGCCCTCCCACCTGCTCCAGTTCTCCAAGGACAAGAAGCCCGTGGTGGTCTGGAACATGACCCAGCGCTGCAACCTCAAGTGCGTCCACTGCTACGCCAAGGCCCTCGGGGAGGACGGCGGAGACCCCATCTCCACCGACCAGGCCAAGACCATGATCGACGACCTCGCCCAGTACGGCGCGCCCGTCATGCTCTTCTCCGGCGGCGAACCCCTCGTGCGCAAGGACCTCGTGGAACTGGCCCACCACGCCGTGGGGCGCGGCATGCGCGCCGTCATCTCCACCAACGGAACCCTCATCACCAAGGAAAAGGCCCGCGAACTCAAGGACGTCGGCCTCTCCTACGTGGGCATCTCCGTGGACGGCCTCGAAGAAGTCCACGACAAATTCCGCGCCGTGCCCGGCTCCTTCAAGAAGACCATCCAGGGCATCGAGAACTGCAAGGCCGAAGGCCTCAAGGTGGGCATGCGCTTCACCATCAACAAGCGCAACTGGCAGGAAATCCCCGGCCTCTTCGACCTCATCCGCGACCTCGAAGTGCCCCGCATCTGCTTCTACCACCTCGTCTACTCCGGGCGCGGCTCCGAACTCATCAAGGAAGACCTCGACCACGCCGAAACCCGCCAGGTGGTCGACCTCATCCTCGACAAGACCCGCGACCTCTTCCAGGCCGGACACGAGAAGGAAGTCCTCACCGTGGACAACCACGCCGACGGACCCTACATCTACTACCGACTCCTCAAGGAAGACCCCAAGCGCGCCGAAGAAGTCATGGAACTGCTCCAGTACAACGAGGGCAACAACTCCGGACGCGGCATCGGCTGCATCTCCTGGGACGGACAGGTCCACGCCGACCAGTTCTGGCGAATCCACACCTTCGGCAACGTTCTCGATCGCCCCTTCTCGCAAATCTGGGACGACCCGAACATCGAACTGCTCGCCAAATTGAAGGACAAAAAGAAGTACGTGGGCGGACGCTGCGCCACCTGCCGCTTCCTGAACATCTGCGGCGGCAACTTCCGCGCCCGCGCCGAAGCCTACTACGGCGACGTCTGGGCCCAGGACCCCGCCTGCTACCTCACCGACGCGGAAATCGCGAAGTAG
- the hemB gene encoding porphobilinogen synthase — MPSIAYTYDFHRGRRLRRTAALRDLVRETRLTRDDLIMPYFVAETGPEDMVKPIGSMPGQNQLGMKAFVERVARAVDLGLKACILFGIPARKDPAGTQGYAEDGVVQRAVRALKARFPELVVVTDVCLCEYTSHGHCGLLDDDGRVLNDPTLELLARTALSHAQAGADIVAPSDMMDGRVAAIRSVLDGAGFEELPVMSYAVKYASAYYGPFREAAESAPKSGDRKSYQMDPGNWREGLREAAADVAEGADFLMVKPAGPYLDVIRQVRDAFDLPVAAYQVSGEYSMIKAAAQLGWIDEERVVLESLMGIKRAGADLILTYFTEDVLARLQG, encoded by the coding sequence ATGCCATCCATTGCCTATACCTACGATTTCCACCGTGGCCGCCGCCTGCGCCGCACGGCCGCCCTGCGCGACCTGGTGCGCGAGACGCGCCTTACGCGCGACGACCTGATCATGCCCTACTTCGTGGCCGAGACCGGCCCGGAGGACATGGTGAAGCCCATCGGGTCCATGCCGGGCCAGAACCAGCTGGGCATGAAGGCCTTTGTGGAGCGCGTGGCGCGGGCGGTGGATCTGGGCCTGAAGGCGTGCATCCTCTTCGGCATCCCCGCGCGCAAGGACCCGGCGGGCACGCAGGGCTACGCCGAGGACGGCGTGGTGCAGCGGGCGGTGCGCGCGCTCAAGGCGCGGTTCCCGGAGCTGGTGGTGGTGACGGACGTCTGCCTCTGCGAATACACCTCGCACGGCCATTGCGGGCTGCTGGACGACGACGGCCGGGTGCTCAACGACCCCACGCTGGAGCTTTTGGCGCGCACGGCCCTGTCGCACGCCCAGGCCGGGGCGGACATCGTGGCCCCCTCGGACATGATGGACGGCCGCGTGGCGGCGATCCGCTCGGTGCTGGACGGCGCGGGGTTCGAGGAGCTTCCGGTCATGTCGTATGCCGTAAAGTATGCATCCGCGTATTACGGTCCGTTCCGCGAGGCCGCAGAGAGCGCGCCCAAGTCCGGCGACCGCAAAAGCTACCAGATGGACCCGGGCAACTGGCGCGAGGGCCTGCGCGAGGCGGCCGCCGACGTGGCCGAGGGCGCGGACTTCCTGATGGTGAAGCCCGCCGGGCCTTACCTGGACGTGATCCGGCAGGTGCGCGACGCCTTCGACCTGCCCGTGGCCGCCTACCAGGTGAGCGGCGAGTACTCGATGATCAAGGCTGCGGCGCAGCTGGGCTGGATCGACGAGGAGCGGGTGGTGCTGGAATCGCTCATGGGCATCAAGCGGGCCGGGGCTGATTTGATCCTCACGTATTTCACCGAAGACGTGCTGGCGCGTCTGCAGGGGTAG
- the ahbD gene encoding heme b synthase, with protein sequence MQGHPKGHPGGLAGGHPGQGGQLAGSPGAGHTGLGHPGGHPGGAAGGKPKLLPNGAPPVRLVAWEITRRCNLACKHCRAEAHFEPYPGELTNAQAKALIDTFPEVGDPIVIFTGGEPLMRPDWDDLVAYANAKGLRCVMAPNGTLITAENARRMKEVGIQRCSISIDGPDAATHDEFRGQQGAFAGALQGIEHLKAAGIEFQINSTVTKNNLHNFKKIFELCERLGASAWHIFLLVPTGRGSEIAAQVISAQEYEKVLGWFYDFRKTTSMQLKATCAPHYYRIMRQRAREEGVSVTPDTFGLDAMTRGCLGGIGFCFISHDGTVQPCGYLDLDCGNVLKTPFPEIWAKTEWFLKFRDQKAYKGKCGPCEYHKVCGGCRARAWTMKGDPMAPEPLCTYEPKRGGGEG encoded by the coding sequence ATGCAGGGGCATCCGAAGGGACATCCCGGGGGACTGGCGGGGGGCCATCCGGGGCAGGGGGGCCAGCTGGCCGGTTCGCCGGGGGCGGGTCACACGGGGCTGGGCCATCCGGGGGGCCATCCAGGGGGAGCGGCGGGCGGCAAGCCCAAGCTGCTGCCCAACGGCGCGCCGCCGGTACGCCTGGTGGCCTGGGAGATCACGCGGCGCTGCAACCTGGCCTGCAAGCACTGCCGGGCCGAGGCGCATTTCGAGCCCTACCCGGGCGAGCTGACCAACGCCCAGGCCAAGGCGCTCATCGACACCTTCCCCGAAGTGGGCGACCCCATCGTCATCTTCACCGGCGGCGAGCCCCTCATGCGCCCCGACTGGGACGACCTGGTGGCCTACGCCAACGCCAAGGGGCTGCGCTGCGTCATGGCCCCCAACGGCACGCTCATCACGGCCGAGAACGCCCGGCGCATGAAGGAGGTGGGCATCCAGCGCTGCTCCATCTCCATCGACGGCCCCGACGCGGCCACCCACGACGAGTTCCGGGGCCAGCAGGGGGCCTTCGCGGGGGCGTTGCAGGGCATCGAGCATTTGAAGGCCGCGGGGATCGAGTTCCAGATCAACTCCACGGTCACCAAAAACAACCTGCACAATTTCAAGAAGATCTTTGAACTCTGCGAGCGGCTGGGGGCCAGCGCCTGGCACATCTTCCTGCTGGTGCCCACGGGGCGCGGTTCCGAGATCGCCGCCCAGGTGATCTCGGCCCAGGAGTACGAGAAGGTGCTGGGCTGGTTCTACGACTTCCGCAAGACCACCTCCATGCAGCTCAAGGCCACCTGCGCGCCGCATTACTACCGGATCATGCGCCAGCGCGCCCGGGAGGAGGGCGTGAGCGTCACCCCGGACACCTTCGGGCTCGACGCCATGACGCGCGGCTGCCTGGGCGGCATCGGCTTCTGCTTCATCTCCCACGACGGCACGGTGCAGCCCTGCGGCTACCTGGACCTGGACTGCGGCAACGTGCTCAAGACGCCCTTCCCCGAGATATGGGCCAAAACCGAGTGGTTCCTGAAATTCCGCGACCAGAAGGCCTACAAGGGCAAGTGCGGCCCTTGCGAGTACCACAAGGTCTGCGGCGGCTGCCGCGCCCGCGCCTGGACCATGAAGGGCGACCCCATGGCCCCCGAGCCCCTGTGCACCTACGAGCCCAAACGCGGAGGCGGGGAGGGTTAG
- a CDS encoding class IV adenylate cyclase yields the protein MARNVEIKARIESLAALEPLAAALADRGPELIGQDDTFFVCPAGRLKLRDFGDGRGELIFYRREDKGGPKESFYTRTPTDSPGSLRGTLALALGEAGRVRKLRTLYLAGRTRIHLDRVEGLGDFLELEVVLEEGESAETGMAEARALMERLGVAPSALVAGAYADLFRGREGAA from the coding sequence GTGGCGCGCAACGTGGAGATCAAGGCCCGGATTGAGAGCCTGGCGGCCCTGGAACCCCTGGCGGCTGCCCTCGCGGACCGTGGCCCCGAGCTGATCGGGCAGGACGACACGTTCTTCGTCTGCCCCGCCGGGCGGCTCAAGCTGCGCGACTTCGGGGACGGCCGGGGCGAGCTGATCTTCTACCGCCGCGAGGACAAAGGCGGCCCCAAGGAGTCCTTCTACACGCGCACGCCCACGGACAGCCCCGGCTCGCTGCGCGGGACCCTGGCCCTGGCGTTGGGGGAGGCGGGGCGGGTGCGCAAGCTGCGCACGCTCTATCTGGCGGGCCGCACGCGCATCCACCTGGACCGGGTGGAGGGCCTGGGCGACTTCCTGGAGCTGGAGGTGGTGCTGGAGGAGGGCGAGTCCGCCGAAACCGGCATGGCGGAGGCCCGCGCGCTCATGGAGCGCCTGGGCGTCGCGCCGTCGGCGCTGGTGGCCGGGGCCTACGCGGACCTGTTCCGGGGGCGGGAAGGCGCGGCGTGA
- the ahbA gene encoding siroheme decarboxylase subunit alpha, with amino-acid sequence MDAFDRKILDVIQSRFPISERPYADVGAEVGLTEAEVLARVRALKQKGVIRRMGANFQSDRLGWQSTLCAARVPEDRVEEFVAVVNKLPNVTHNYLRQHAYNVWFTYVGPSMEHVREALAGIKRDTGIAVLNLPAERLFKIKVDFAMEGK; translated from the coding sequence ATGGACGCATTCGACCGCAAGATTCTCGACGTGATCCAGTCGCGCTTTCCCATTTCGGAGCGCCCCTATGCAGACGTGGGGGCCGAGGTGGGCCTCACAGAGGCCGAGGTGCTGGCCCGGGTGCGCGCGCTCAAGCAGAAGGGCGTGATAAGGCGCATGGGGGCCAACTTCCAGTCCGACCGCCTGGGCTGGCAGTCCACGCTCTGCGCGGCCCGCGTGCCCGAAGACCGGGTGGAGGAGTTCGTGGCCGTGGTGAACAAGCTCCCCAACGTCACCCACAACTATCTGCGGCAACACGCCTACAACGTCTGGTTCACCTACGTGGGCCCCTCCATGGAGCACGTGCGCGAGGCCCTGGCGGGCATCAAGCGCGACACGGGCATCGCGGTGCTCAATCTGCCCGCCGAGAGGCTCTTCAAGATCAAGGTGGACTTTGCCATGGAGGGCAAATGA
- the rpe gene encoding ribulose-phosphate 3-epimerase: MILSPSLLSSDFGRLADELAALEQAGLDWVHWDVMDGLFVPNITFGPPVIKALRGRSKLFFDVHLMIERPERYLHEFTDAGADLVCVHAEATAHLERVVAEIARLGAKPAVALNPATPLEMVDYLLPQLHMVLVMSVNPGFGGQSFIPFSMDKIRELKRRIRARGLSTLVQVDGGVCLENCRELVEAGADVLVSGSAFFSRPPYGERYAAFREAAEAPR; this comes from the coding sequence ATGATCCTCTCCCCCTCGCTGCTCTCGTCGGACTTCGGTCGCCTGGCGGATGAGCTGGCCGCCCTGGAACAGGCCGGGCTCGACTGGGTCCACTGGGACGTGATGGACGGGCTCTTCGTGCCCAACATCACCTTCGGCCCCCCGGTGATCAAGGCCCTGCGCGGGCGCTCGAAGCTCTTCTTCGACGTGCACCTGATGATCGAACGCCCCGAGCGCTACCTGCACGAGTTCACCGACGCGGGCGCGGACCTGGTCTGCGTGCACGCCGAGGCCACCGCGCACCTGGAGCGCGTGGTGGCCGAGATCGCCCGGCTGGGTGCAAAGCCCGCAGTGGCGCTCAATCCGGCCACGCCCCTGGAGATGGTGGACTACCTCCTGCCCCAGTTGCACATGGTGCTCGTGATGAGCGTGAACCCCGGCTTCGGCGGACAATCCTTCATCCCCTTCAGCATGGACAAGATCCGCGAACTCAAACGGCGCATCCGCGCGCGCGGGCTCTCCACGCTCGTGCAGGTGGACGGCGGCGTGTGCCTGGAAAACTGCCGGGAGCTGGTGGAGGCGGGGGCGGACGTGCTGGTCTCCGGTTCGGCCTTCTTCTCCAGGCCTCCCTACGGCGAGCGCTACGCCGCGTTCCGGGAGGCGGCGGAGGCCCCGCGTTGA
- a CDS encoding Hpt domain-containing protein, whose translation MRDGAQERRVRERFRVAFGLPEESVDHLVATSRKAVAQGLARLAASCATGDRAALSHWSHSLKGSLLNAGLDDEALRARRIEELAASAPMDVLAGRVAILSLGLAAFLDGS comes from the coding sequence GTGCGTGACGGCGCTCAGGAGCGCCGCGTGCGGGAGCGCTTCCGTGTGGCTTTCGGGCTCCCCGAGGAGAGCGTGGACCACCTGGTGGCCACCTCGCGCAAGGCCGTGGCCCAGGGGCTGGCCCGGCTGGCGGCTTCCTGCGCCACCGGCGACCGCGCGGCGCTCTCCCACTGGTCGCACAGCCTCAAGGGGAGCCTGCTCAACGCCGGGCTGGACGACGAGGCCCTCCGGGCGCGACGCATCGAAGAGCTGGCGGCCTCGGCCCCCATGGACGTCCTGGCCGGGCGGGTGGCGATCCTCAGCCTGGGGCTGGCGGCCTTTCTGGACGGGTCCTAG
- the fcl gene encoding GDP-L-fucose synthase, which produces MSYSPIFVAGHRGLVGSAVVRALESRGDARIIVRSRSELDLTDQAAVRGFMDQARPKAVILAAAKVGGIHANNAFPAEFIWNNSIIQCNVIDAAWRAGVEKFVFLGSSCIYPKFAPQPMREEHLLTGELEPTNQWYAVAKIAGIKICQAYRRQYGFNAVSLMPTNLYGPGDNFDLENSHVLPALLRRFHEAKMAKAPSVAVWGTGNAMREFLHVDDLARAVLHCMDHYDEEQFINVGAGQEVTIRQLAEMVARVVGFTGELVFDVSRPDGTPRKLLDASRLTALGWKPSIPLEEGIAGTYRWYLDHLESMRTRRDFGGA; this is translated from the coding sequence GTGAGCTATTCACCCATCTTTGTGGCCGGACACAGGGGCCTGGTGGGCTCGGCCGTGGTCCGCGCCCTCGAGTCCCGAGGCGACGCCCGGATCATCGTGCGTTCCCGCTCCGAGCTGGACCTCACGGACCAGGCGGCCGTGCGCGGTTTCATGGACCAGGCACGCCCCAAGGCCGTGATCCTGGCCGCCGCCAAGGTGGGCGGCATCCACGCCAACAACGCCTTTCCGGCCGAATTCATCTGGAACAACTCCATCATCCAGTGCAACGTCATCGACGCCGCCTGGCGCGCTGGAGTGGAGAAATTCGTGTTCCTGGGCTCCTCCTGCATCTACCCCAAATTCGCGCCCCAGCCCATGCGCGAGGAGCACCTGCTCACCGGCGAACTGGAGCCCACCAACCAGTGGTACGCCGTGGCCAAGATCGCGGGCATCAAGATCTGCCAGGCCTATCGACGCCAGTACGGCTTCAACGCCGTGAGCTTGATGCCCACCAACCTCTACGGCCCCGGCGACAACTTCGACCTGGAGAACTCCCACGTGCTCCCGGCCCTCCTGCGCCGCTTCCACGAGGCCAAGATGGCAAAGGCTCCCTCGGTGGCCGTCTGGGGCACGGGCAACGCCATGCGCGAGTTCCTCCACGTGGACGACCTGGCCCGGGCCGTGCTCCACTGCATGGACCACTACGACGAGGAGCAGTTCATCAACGTGGGCGCCGGCCAGGAGGTGACCATCCGTCAACTGGCCGAGATGGTGGCCCGCGTGGTGGGCTTCACGGGCGAGCTGGTCTTCGACGTCTCGCGGCCAGACGGCACGCCCCGCAAGCTCCTGGACGCGTCGCGCCTCACGGCCCTGGGCTGGAAACCCTCCATCCCTCTGGAAGAGGGCATCGCCGGCACCTACCGCTGGTACCTGGACCACCTGGAATCCATGCGCACCAGGCGCGACTTCGGAGGGGCGTGA
- a CDS encoding glycosyltransferase, giving the protein MRFQSIVLVSHVTDLSGPSEAVENYLASRSGKLGVIYHPFHYCQDRRSCLKEYRDGAPRREVRQGGWALPALATYVKDVLFTLWYFFRLGGRFDVYLGADPLNTVVGVLLKWLGRTDFVIFYTIDWMPERFSNKWLNAVYHWLDRFCVRHCDAAWNISPRIQEVRRSQGLPDAKNILVPVGVNLEQVVLPDKTGRKPSELVLLGALAPSKGVDLVIEAFPLIRERCPGVTLHVIGKTPHEAVEDGVVYQPFEPRLAALGEGVVLHGAKPHAEVLAMLPGYDVSLALYRPSANNLSQWADPSRVKDYLACGLPVVITPVPEIHKDVAALEAGLVAPYEAKAMADAVASILEDPDRWRAMRENALAYMASYSWSAILDRVFDESFRART; this is encoded by the coding sequence ATGCGTTTTCAATCCATCGTGCTCGTCAGCCACGTCACGGACCTCTCCGGCCCCAGCGAGGCCGTGGAGAACTATCTGGCCTCCCGCTCCGGGAAGCTGGGCGTGATCTACCACCCCTTCCACTACTGCCAGGACCGCCGCTCGTGCCTCAAGGAATACCGCGACGGCGCGCCGCGCCGCGAAGTCCGCCAGGGCGGCTGGGCGCTCCCGGCCCTGGCCACCTACGTGAAGGACGTGCTCTTCACGCTCTGGTACTTCTTCCGCCTGGGCGGGCGCTTCGACGTCTACCTGGGGGCCGACCCCCTGAACACCGTGGTGGGCGTGCTCCTCAAGTGGCTGGGCCGCACGGATTTCGTGATCTTCTACACCATCGACTGGATGCCAGAGCGCTTCTCCAACAAGTGGCTCAACGCAGTCTACCACTGGCTGGACCGCTTCTGCGTGCGCCACTGCGACGCGGCCTGGAACATCTCCCCCCGCATCCAGGAGGTGCGCCGCTCCCAGGGCCTGCCCGACGCGAAGAACATCCTCGTGCCCGTGGGCGTGAACCTGGAGCAGGTGGTGCTGCCCGACAAGACCGGCCGCAAGCCCTCGGAGCTGGTGCTCCTGGGCGCGCTGGCCCCCTCCAAGGGTGTGGACCTGGTGATCGAGGCCTTCCCGCTCATCCGCGAGCGCTGCCCGGGCGTGACGCTCCACGTCATCGGCAAGACGCCCCACGAGGCCGTGGAGGACGGCGTGGTCTACCAGCCCTTCGAGCCCCGGCTCGCCGCCCTGGGCGAGGGCGTGGTCCTGCACGGGGCCAAACCCCACGCCGAGGTGCTGGCCATGCTCCCGGGCTACGACGTGAGCCTGGCCCTCTACCGCCCTTCGGCCAACAACCTCTCCCAATGGGCCGACCCCAGCCGCGTCAAGGACTACCTGGCCTGCGGCCTGCCCGTGGTGATCACCCCCGTGCCCGAGATCCACAAGGACGTGGCCGCACTGGAAGCCGGGCTTGTGGCCCCCTACGAGGCAAAAGCCATGGCCGACGCCGTGGCCTCCATCCTGGAGGACCCGGACCGCTGGCGCGCCATGCGCGAGAACGCCCTGGCCTACATGGCGTCCTACTCCTGGTCCGCCATCCTGGACCGGGTGTTCGACGAGTCCTTCAGGGCGAGGACGTGA